The proteins below come from a single Manduca sexta isolate Smith_Timp_Sample1 unplaced genomic scaffold, JHU_Msex_v1.0 HiC_scaffold_1332, whole genome shotgun sequence genomic window:
- the LOC119191308 gene encoding zinc finger CCCH domain-containing protein 18-like, producing the protein MAYDVLVGSSCAEVVGFMTEKQRAFHTHSTTGKYVGIKKAQQERDRLKREEARKRAEEELEERLRYVKSPLPPKTDTDDDLPVLKEDLIQCEQIVRATQPESAAITRLEEERKKWRENSARLEESVKRLEEENSSLRRRLEDLEASNNSRTTTEEMLAMVEARVQARLESALMGASPEAQPGPRKKGRLGDTQLPVSGGIVGGAPRRSRRGKGKRNGKRTAQPAPPHPAAVAEGTSAPPQPIAGPSTAPDTTPAPRAARQRRVKPRRRHRRQRKEGKEGPGSSRSGAPPIATGPHLHGDTVGRCGKQKEQEDEACSAAEKSAGTTTGTPDRTQSATATLRGSYHFAYASGGGKGLSYKQVLTDAQTRVDLTGLDISRLKPKFAATGA; encoded by the exons ATGGCTTACGAT gTCCTGGTTGGCTCTTCGTGTGCGGAAGTCGTCGGGTTTATGACAGAAAAACAG AGGGCGTTCCACACCCACTCCACGACTGGAAAATACGTCGGGATAAAGAAGGCCCAACAAGAACGGGACAGGCTGAAGAGAGAAGAGGCGCGAAAGAGGGCCGAAGAGGAGCTGGAAGAGCGGCTGCGTTACGTGAAGTCGCCGCTCCCTCCCAAAACCGACACGGACGATGACCTACCCGTCCTTAAGGAGGACCTAATCCAGTGCGAGCAAATTGTGCGGGCAACT CAGCCAGAGTCGGCCGCCATTACCCGTCTGGAAGAGGAGAGAAAGAAGTGGCGCGAAAACAGCGCGCGCCTGGAGGAGAGCGTAAAGCGGCTAGAAGAGGAAAACTCCTCCCTCCGCCGTCGGCTCGAGGACCTGGAAGCGTCAAACAACTCCAGGACCACCACGGAGGAAATGCTGGCCATGGTAGAAGCGAGGGTCCAGGCCAGACTGGAGTCGGCCCTGATGGGGGCCAGCCCAGAGGCCCAGCCTGGCCCACGAAAGAAAGGCCGCCTCGGGGACACACAGCTCCCAGTGTCAGGAGGCATAGTAGGTGGTGCCCCGCGCCGAAGTCGAAGAGGGAAAGGGAAAAGGAACGGGAAGAGGACAGCCCAACCCGCTCCCCCTCACCCCGCCGCAGTAGCAGAAGGAACCAGCGCGCCACCGCAGCCAATTGCGGGACCCTCAACGGCGCCAGACACCACACCGGCACCCCGCGCCGCTCGCCAGAGAAGGGTCAAACCAAGAAGACGGCACCGGCGCCAAAGGAAGGAGGGAAAAGAAGGGCCCGGTTCAAGCCGGTCCGGAGCCCCGCCCATTGCCACCGGCCCCCACCTCCATGGAGACACCGTGGGTCGTTGTGGCAAGCAGAAAGAGCAAGAAGACGAAGCCTGCAGTGCCGCCGAAAAAAGTGCAGGCACAACAACAGGCACGCCGGACCGAACCCAAAGTGCGACCGCCACGCTCCGCGGCAGTTATCATTTCGCTTACGCCAGCGGCGGTGGCAAAGGGCTTTCGTACAAGCAGGTGCTAACGGACGCCCAGACAAGggtagacctcaccggccttgacATATCGAGGCTGAAGCcaaagtttgcggccacgggcgcTAT